The following coding sequences lie in one Syntrophorhabdaceae bacterium genomic window:
- a CDS encoding MarR family winged helix-turn-helix transcriptional regulator, with the protein MGGISYRSDLSTDEKLLMAVVRAAETFKRVVSVIYRKQALSFPQYNVLRVLDASKDGQCRITDVSRIMLVPGANMTGIAKRLEKNGFIVRKSDPLDERVTILELTPRGKTTLINIEKVLDKHTHAMLKGFPAQEKRELLDKVKRLIKNSREIA; encoded by the coding sequence ATGGGCGGTATCAGCTATCGAAGCGACCTGAGCACAGATGAAAAATTACTTATGGCAGTCGTGAGGGCGGCAGAGACCTTTAAGAGGGTGGTATCTGTCATTTATAGGAAACAAGCCCTTTCCTTCCCGCAGTATAATGTCCTGAGAGTCCTGGATGCTTCAAAGGACGGCCAATGCAGAATCACCGACGTAAGCCGGATCATGCTCGTCCCTGGCGCCAATATGACCGGCATAGCCAAGAGGTTGGAGAAGAACGGCTTTATTGTAAGGAAATCCGACCCTCTTGATGAGCGGGTAACCATACTCGAGCTCACACCAAGGGGAAAGACGACCCTTATAAACATAGAAAAAGTGCTGGACAAGCACACGCATGCAATGCTAAAGGGTTTTCCTGCACAGGAAAAGCGTGAGCTTCTGGACAAGGTTAAACGGCTTATCAAGAACAGCAGGGAGATAGCATAA